TTCCCTTTAATTCTTTTGTTGCTTCTCTACTTTGTGTGTGTACCTTTATCTAAACagagttttaaatatattatataacaataaagaaatattattgcagAATAGTGTAAAAACTCATCGAAGACATTATGAATCGAAAAAGGTAATGTACTACAGGAAATGTTTACCTcttgctgaataaaacaattacttttatcaGAACTGAAGAAATGCAAGATTACAAAATGTCTGCAATATTGCTGTATGCTAGTGATTGTGCTTCAATccttgttaaatatataatttttcaaaattaacttcAATAATTTACCAGTACTAGGAGATTTTCTTCTTGTTTACACAAGTTCTGCCGCTCTTCTTCAATTTGatcataatttatagaatctaattcatttttcaaatccGCATATTGTTGTTGTAAAGTTTTATAGTTTTCTCTGGCTATCCGTAACAGAAcgttattatcatcattagtGATTTCTTCTTTCAACTTATTTAATCTCGTTTCAGCGTTCCTTTTTTCACGTTGATGATGCTCCTTGAAGATTTCATAATGATTTTCAGAATGTTTTGAAGcttcaaaaattgtattgtactgAAAtgtattcttcttcttctctaaattttcaatttctggATATATATTAACTTCTgcttctctatatttttctcttaaatCATCTATCGTCATTCCTAGAAGAACTTtcttagaaaataatgtttgctttatttcttttaagtGCATTTGTTTTTGTATATTTGGACTTATTTTGCATTGTTCTTCACGCAATGCGTTTAACTC
This sequence is a window from Augochlora pura isolate Apur16 unplaced genomic scaffold, APUR_v2.2.1 APUR_unplaced_2594, whole genome shotgun sequence. Protein-coding genes within it:
- the LOC144477650 gene encoding uncharacterized protein LOC144477650; protein product: MGDISLWDRCIDDITRNKEIVNHYQTLLQGVSSKRTIVEAESERDELKKLLKTICHDIEILQSTRHTQSQEMCNARAELNALREEQCKISPNIQKQMHLKEIKQTLFSKKVLLGMTIDDLREKYREAEVNIYPEIENLEKKKNTFQYNTIFEASKHSENHYEIFKEHHQREKRNAETRLNKLKEEITNDDNNVLLRIARENYKTLQQQYADLKNELDSINYDQIEEERQNLCKQEENLLVLIKVHTQSREATKELKGNIENQVDQSIYSEARLRRTRNLVEIERIQETE